Below is a genomic region from Desulfomonilia bacterium.
TTCTGTATTCTCTCGTCTGGGGAAGTTCGATTGCCGCCAGCATCGACCCTATTGAAAAGAAACCGCTGTTTCATGTGCTTCCGGGTTCAAGGGCGTTCTCGATTGCAACTGTTGGCTGCAACCTTAAATGTTCGTTCTGCCAGAACAGCGATATTTCCCAGTACCCGGCCGAGACAGGAAAGATAACAGGCCGGGAAATGCCGCCTGAAACGATAATAAAGGAGGCGGCGGAACATGGTTGTGAGTGCATATCGTACACCTACACGGAGCCGACGGTTTTCATGGAGTATGTCCTCGATATATCCAGGCTCGCAAGAGATAAGGGCATCCTCAATACGATCGTATCAAACGGATTCACATCCGTGGACGTAATAAAAAAGGAATTTCCAGGACTGATGGATGCGGCGAACATCGACCTGAAGGCGTTCACGGACCGGTTTTACCGCAGGCTCTGCAAGGCAAGGCTTGCCCCTGTCCTTGATGCGATAAAGGCATATTACGAGGCAGGTGTCTGGATAGAGATAACTACGCTTCTCATTCCCGGGGAAAATGACAGTGACGGGGAAGTCAGGGATATAGCACGGTTTATAAAGTCAATAAGTCCGGACATTCCCTGGCATATAAGCCGCTATTATCCCCGCTACCGT
It encodes:
- the amrS gene encoding AmmeMemoRadiSam system radical SAM enzyme; this encodes MKEARFWTKKDDGSVRCELCPHNCIIREGARGICGVRENRCGILYSLVWGSSIAASIDPIEKKPLFHVLPGSRAFSIATVGCNLKCSFCQNSDISQYPAETGKITGREMPPETIIKEAAEHGCECISYTYTEPTVFMEYVLDISRLARDKGILNTIVSNGFTSVDVIKKEFPGLMDAANIDLKAFTDRFYRRLCKARLAPVLDAIKAYYEAGVWIEITTLLIPGENDSDGEVRDIARFIKSISPDIPWHISRYYPRYRYDKAPSTPPASLEKARETGLAEGLHYVYTGNVPGTASENTYCPSCGNVVLRRMGFSVLENRLKGNACSICGNVIAGRFKN